One Tumebacillus amylolyticus DNA segment encodes these proteins:
- a CDS encoding tetratricopeptide repeat protein — protein sequence MFEKPFSLLNRAVDRIEVQLQEADSEQRRILGEELVALRNACDKYVEQWLSFEERVSELSEEYNLELDGTLPSPELHAIQEKLAALQNGETPFAVIEGEPTEPEEEKSAASASAVPPNSKLPGKKGTTLTYQVGDGQSLRPRDELMVRSFRRGVGYFDLLMFPEAMEEFERVLELDGDFLVARLYLAFGCLSQGEYERASTHLNLITGREEDEFLQATIHSTYGHIFVAQEEYESALVEFEMAAKLLPEFRDIEFNIACCHYNRGRLREALTHFQRALIRDPEDWEAHRLCGLIWEQMGHRDRAYRHMARSYDLNGAHEQVILDFAHLSEQQGQTDQARALYKKALRYHPNSTAALGGLGWIKLREGDVATAISLFKKQLSCSPNDRQGLFNLGWGSYQSRDFERAERCFSLLLRLNSRDSFAIAGLARVWSMTQKRGEAKEQLLRLVAMEGSGEKKLGLYHLGRLAMEEESYTQALRYFNAALVYDRECVESLFYKGVAHYALGELERAQQCFAKCKS from the coding sequence ATGTTCGAAAAGCCGTTTTCACTCCTAAACCGCGCCGTCGACCGCATTGAGGTCCAACTGCAAGAGGCCGACAGCGAACAACGACGCATCTTGGGCGAAGAACTCGTCGCCCTGCGCAACGCGTGCGACAAATATGTGGAGCAATGGCTGTCCTTTGAAGAGCGCGTCTCGGAGTTGTCCGAGGAGTACAACCTCGAACTCGACGGTACGTTGCCAAGTCCCGAATTGCACGCCATCCAAGAAAAACTCGCCGCGCTCCAAAACGGCGAGACGCCATTCGCCGTGATCGAGGGCGAACCGACAGAGCCCGAAGAGGAAAAAAGCGCCGCCTCCGCGAGCGCCGTCCCACCGAACTCCAAACTCCCCGGCAAAAAAGGCACTACGCTTACGTACCAAGTTGGCGACGGACAATCGCTGCGCCCGCGCGATGAACTGATGGTCCGTTCGTTCCGCCGAGGCGTCGGCTATTTCGACCTGTTGATGTTCCCCGAAGCGATGGAGGAATTCGAACGCGTCCTGGAACTTGACGGAGACTTCCTCGTCGCCCGATTGTACCTCGCGTTCGGCTGCCTCTCACAAGGGGAGTATGAACGAGCGAGCACGCACCTCAATCTGATCACCGGACGCGAGGAAGACGAATTCCTGCAAGCGACGATCCACAGCACATATGGACACATCTTCGTCGCGCAAGAAGAGTACGAATCGGCACTGGTCGAATTCGAGATGGCGGCGAAACTCTTGCCCGAGTTCCGCGACATTGAATTTAACATCGCCTGTTGCCACTACAACCGCGGTCGTCTGCGCGAAGCACTGACGCACTTCCAACGCGCCCTGATCCGCGATCCGGAAGACTGGGAAGCGCATCGCCTGTGCGGGCTGATCTGGGAGCAAATGGGTCACCGCGACCGCGCCTACCGCCACATGGCGCGCTCCTACGACCTCAACGGCGCACACGAGCAAGTCATTCTCGACTTCGCCCATCTCTCGGAACAGCAAGGCCAAACCGACCAAGCCCGCGCGCTCTACAAAAAAGCGCTCCGCTACCACCCGAATTCCACCGCCGCGTTGGGGGGACTCGGCTGGATCAAACTGCGCGAGGGCGACGTTGCGACGGCGATCTCGCTTTTTAAAAAGCAACTGTCCTGTTCGCCGAACGATCGCCAAGGCTTGTTCAACCTCGGCTGGGGGTCGTACCAGTCCCGTGATTTCGAGCGTGCCGAACGTTGCTTCTCCCTGCTGCTGCGCTTGAATTCCCGCGATTCGTTCGCCATCGCAGGGCTTGCCCGCGTCTGGAGCATGACGCAAAAACGCGGCGAGGCCAAGGAACAACTCTTGCGCCTCGTCGCGATGGAGGGGTCTGGCGAGAAAAAACTCGGCCTCTACCACCTCGGCCGTCTCGCGATGGAGGAGGAGTCGTATACACAAGCACTTCGCTACTTCAACGCCGCTTTGGTATACGACCGCGAGTGTGTGGAATCGCTGTTCTACAAAGGCGTGGCGCACTACGCGCTCGGCGAGTTGGAACGGGCGCAACAGTGCTTTGCGAAATGCAAGTCTTGA
- a CDS encoding S-layer homology domain-containing protein yields the protein MKKKAFQKTTALLTVGLMLAGVPLVTNALVPTAAHAGNPVYSDLKGHYSEAAVQNLVSLGVLQASDVQSFNPDQPINRADFDRWLKNAVGTNSTALTHGNEIPRWEAALLVDKARVGVMGGNESASANMFVDHAQIQEQARTAVGRLYKRGVVVGEGYGFYRPDWKLTRGEAAVMLNALLDVKRSNPVDFNVVTEESKLPADVRTAVEESKNTAGVHNLPMQSSRYVLISAGATASNNTSIHVDALLKGQAAFFVKTTTEKVDPGQGKPYVILQMKPEPGKVYQLNQAKAGDLLKIGANDSVALRKDRVDLNNDGKAEETAAVINSNNQGGYLGLFDKNGNLKTRFNLEYVLVMDPVQLLVTDVTGDGKNDLLIESDLHGNGGMGAHGLRVFTQGTNGTFTQANVQTPDWAAKFNSVTYDAKALAWNIKSTSDNRSWNVKLVGPQWDGFDPSIFPKPYQVSVDSPYAVSVVNGKLTTRHYSWVSHQLASVFYLVPTYKYINGSFVVDSYKTEAVPNTTLTEK from the coding sequence ATGAAGAAAAAAGCGTTCCAGAAAACCACCGCGTTGCTGACCGTCGGGCTGATGCTCGCCGGCGTACCGCTTGTAACGAATGCGTTGGTGCCGACCGCGGCACATGCCGGAAACCCTGTGTACTCCGATTTGAAAGGGCATTACTCGGAAGCGGCGGTGCAGAACCTCGTCTCACTCGGGGTGCTCCAAGCGAGCGATGTCCAATCGTTCAACCCCGACCAGCCGATCAACCGTGCCGACTTCGACCGGTGGCTGAAAAACGCCGTCGGCACCAACTCGACGGCGTTGACCCACGGGAACGAGATCCCGCGCTGGGAAGCGGCTCTGCTCGTAGACAAAGCCCGCGTCGGCGTCATGGGGGGCAACGAAAGCGCCAGCGCCAACATGTTCGTCGACCATGCCCAAATTCAAGAACAAGCACGCACAGCGGTCGGTCGTCTCTACAAACGCGGTGTCGTCGTCGGGGAAGGATATGGATTCTACCGCCCGGATTGGAAGTTGACACGCGGGGAAGCGGCGGTGATGCTGAACGCGCTGTTGGACGTCAAGCGCAGCAATCCGGTTGATTTCAACGTCGTCACGGAGGAGAGCAAACTGCCGGCCGACGTGCGCACCGCGGTTGAGGAATCGAAAAACACGGCAGGCGTACACAACTTGCCGATGCAGTCCTCCCGATACGTGTTGATCTCCGCAGGTGCGACCGCTTCGAACAACACCTCGATTCACGTCGACGCGCTGCTCAAAGGCCAAGCGGCGTTCTTCGTGAAGACCACGACGGAGAAAGTCGACCCGGGCCAAGGCAAACCCTACGTGATTCTCCAGATGAAGCCGGAACCGGGCAAAGTCTATCAACTCAACCAAGCAAAAGCGGGGGACCTCTTGAAAATCGGAGCCAACGACAGCGTAGCCCTGCGCAAGGACCGCGTTGATCTCAACAACGACGGCAAAGCAGAGGAGACCGCCGCCGTGATCAATTCGAACAACCAAGGAGGCTACCTCGGTTTGTTTGACAAAAACGGCAACCTCAAAACCCGTTTCAACCTCGAGTACGTACTGGTCATGGACCCGGTCCAACTGCTCGTCACCGATGTGACCGGAGATGGGAAAAACGACCTCCTCATCGAATCTGACCTGCACGGAAACGGCGGGATGGGGGCGCACGGCCTGCGCGTGTTCACGCAAGGAACGAACGGGACCTTCACGCAGGCGAATGTGCAGACCCCGGATTGGGCGGCGAAATTCAATTCTGTGACGTACGACGCGAAGGCGTTGGCTTGGAACATCAAGTCGACGTCCGACAACCGCTCGTGGAACGTCAAGTTGGTGGGGCCGCAATGGGACGGCTTCGATCCTTCGATTTTCCCGAAGCCGTACCAAGTGAGCGTTGACAGCCCGTATGCGGTGTCGGTCGTGAACGGCAAACTGACGACCCGCCATTATTCGTGGGTCAGTCACCAACTCGCGAGCGTGTTCTACCTCGTGCCGACTTACAAATACATCAACGGAAGCTTCGTCGTAGATTCCTACAAGACGGAAGCCGTTCCGAACACGACGCTCACAGAAAAATAA
- a CDS encoding S-layer homology domain-containing protein — MMKKTFTALMVTALTLTSASAVFAADDNGGKIIAPHLGGGEVSKLHTTAPKYNDTNGHFSADSVERLSNYHMISGGKIGGPAASFDPNSKADRVELRTWIKNALGKEIADSNSTGDVSRVEVATWIATSLPAMNTGINGANLTAPYTDIKGVSASERDALNTLYKLGIMVGDGAGHFNPQAILTRGEAAVLLDQAVTRSMTVATKVDFEAVSDNLPQTVQTVANENRTEPGVYSVVDNDVRYLVVTGGQAPTGGYSVNIDGISETAAGLFVDASLVHPDPTMMVPQMVTYPTVVLKVKNSEKNAYLAQ; from the coding sequence ATGATGAAAAAGACGTTCACTGCTCTCATGGTAACCGCGCTGACCCTGACGTCCGCATCGGCAGTATTCGCAGCAGACGACAACGGTGGCAAGATCATCGCTCCGCATCTTGGTGGCGGCGAAGTTTCCAAACTGCACACGACCGCACCGAAATACAACGACACCAACGGCCACTTCTCCGCAGACTCGGTGGAGCGCCTGTCGAACTACCACATGATCTCCGGCGGCAAAATCGGCGGCCCGGCTGCTTCCTTCGACCCGAACTCCAAGGCAGACCGTGTCGAGCTGAGAACGTGGATCAAAAACGCACTGGGCAAGGAGATCGCGGATTCCAACTCCACCGGGGACGTCTCCCGCGTAGAAGTCGCAACGTGGATCGCAACGTCGCTTCCGGCGATGAACACCGGCATCAACGGCGCGAACCTCACCGCTCCGTATACCGATATCAAGGGAGTTTCCGCTTCGGAGCGCGACGCTCTGAACACGCTCTACAAACTCGGCATCATGGTGGGCGACGGCGCTGGCCACTTCAACCCGCAGGCAATCTTGACCCGCGGCGAAGCAGCCGTTCTGCTCGACCAAGCGGTTACCCGTTCGATGACCGTCGCAACCAAAGTGGACTTCGAAGCTGTCAGCGACAACCTTCCGCAAACGGTGCAAACCGTAGCAAATGAAAACCGCACGGAGCCGGGCGTTTACAGCGTTGTGGACAACGACGTGCGCTACCTGGTTGTCACCGGCGGGCAAGCGCCGACCGGCGGATACTCCGTCAACATCGACGGCATCTCGGAAACGGCAGCAGGTCTGTTCGTAGACGCATCGCTGGTTCATCCGGACCCGACCATGATGGTTCCGCAGATGGTCACGTACCCGACCGTCGTTTTGAAAGTGAAAAACTCGGAGAAAAACGCATACCTCGCTCAGTAA
- a CDS encoding C1 family peptidase gives MKKQALAALAVIPALLLAVSAHAADTKTTAQSQATLHPLGLKFTPLGASVPKMSATELAAASQPVTAAPAAYTLTNLPPVGDQGQQGSCVAWSTAYYQKSYGHGLTSSYSSTNEFSPSFVYNQLNGGVDGGLYPSDAYNLLVSKGDTTLSKMPYNQYDYTTKPNSTQLADAALHKNISSTNIFQGAGGGSATVRTAVKNALYGTSGDHKLVGIAIPVYPEFDNAQNNTTYVIDAHKSGETSRGGHMITIVGYDDNKVYNGYTGAFKIINQWGTGWGNAGYSWISYDMFQKEVQEAWYMNTNG, from the coding sequence ATGAAAAAGCAAGCTTTGGCAGCACTCGCAGTAATCCCGGCACTGCTTCTCGCAGTCTCCGCACACGCGGCCGACACCAAAACCACCGCTCAATCCCAAGCAACCCTGCATCCGCTGGGTCTGAAATTCACTCCGCTTGGCGCTTCTGTTCCGAAAATGAGCGCAACTGAACTCGCAGCAGCTTCCCAACCGGTTACCGCTGCTCCGGCTGCCTACACCTTGACCAACCTGCCGCCGGTAGGGGACCAAGGTCAACAAGGTTCCTGCGTAGCATGGTCGACCGCGTACTACCAAAAATCTTACGGTCACGGCCTGACCTCTTCCTACTCCTCCACGAACGAATTCTCTCCGTCCTTCGTGTACAACCAACTCAACGGTGGGGTAGACGGCGGCCTGTACCCGTCCGATGCATACAACCTGCTCGTCTCCAAAGGCGACACCACGCTGTCCAAAATGCCGTACAACCAATACGACTACACCACCAAGCCGAACTCCACCCAGTTGGCTGATGCAGCTCTGCACAAAAACATCTCGTCCACCAACATCTTCCAAGGCGCTGGCGGCGGCTCCGCTACCGTTCGTACCGCAGTGAAAAACGCGCTGTACGGCACCTCCGGCGACCACAAACTCGTGGGGATCGCAATCCCGGTTTACCCGGAATTCGACAACGCTCAAAACAACACCACCTACGTCATCGACGCTCACAAATCGGGCGAAACTTCCCGTGGCGGCCACATGATCACCATCGTTGGCTACGACGACAACAAAGTCTACAACGGCTACACCGGCGCGTTCAAGATCATCAACCAATGGGGCACCGGCTGGGGGAACGCAGGTTACTCCTGGATCTCCTACGACATGTTCCAAAAAGAAGTTCAAGAAGCTTGGTACATGAACACCAACGGTTGA
- a CDS encoding C1 family peptidase has product MKKQALAVLAVIPALLLSVSAHAADTKTTAQSQATLHPLGLKFTPLGANVPKMDAQSQALASKPVTATPASFVLTNLPPVGDQGQQGSCVAWSTAYYQKSYGHGLTSSYSTTNEFSPAFVYNQLNGGVDGGLYPSDAYSLLVSKGDTTLSKMAYNQYDYTTQPNSTQLADAALHKNLGSTNIFQGAGRGNATAQQAVKNALVGTSGDQRLVGIAIPVYPEWDNAQANDTYVVDAHKNGERSRGGHMVTIVGYDDTKVYNGFTGAFKVINQWGTSWGNKGYTWISYDMFSKEVQEAWYMNTNN; this is encoded by the coding sequence ATGAAAAAGCAAGCACTTGCAGTACTCGCAGTTATCCCGGCACTCCTGCTGTCCGTTTCCGCACACGCAGCAGACACCAAAACCACCGCTCAATCCCAAGCAACCCTGCATCCGCTGGGTCTGAAATTCACTCCGCTTGGCGCTAACGTTCCGAAAATGGACGCTCAATCTCAAGCACTGGCTTCCAAGCCGGTAACTGCTACTCCGGCTTCCTTCGTTCTGACCAACCTGCCGCCGGTAGGTGACCAAGGTCAACAAGGTTCTTGCGTAGCATGGTCGACCGCTTACTACCAAAAATCTTACGGTCATGGCCTGACCTCTTCCTACTCCACCACGAACGAATTCTCTCCGGCATTCGTGTACAACCAACTTAACGGTGGCGTAGACGGCGGCCTGTACCCGTCCGATGCATACAGCCTGCTCGTCTCCAAAGGTGACACCACGCTGTCCAAAATGGCGTACAACCAATACGACTACACCACCCAGCCGAACTCCACCCAGCTGGCTGATGCAGCTCTGCACAAAAACCTCGGTTCCACCAACATCTTCCAAGGCGCTGGCAGAGGCAACGCTACCGCTCAACAAGCGGTTAAAAACGCTCTCGTAGGCACCTCCGGCGACCAACGTCTGGTTGGTATCGCAATCCCGGTTTACCCGGAGTGGGACAACGCTCAAGCGAATGACACCTACGTTGTCGACGCTCACAAAAACGGCGAGCGTTCCCGTGGCGGCCACATGGTCACCATCGTTGGCTACGACGACACCAAAGTTTACAACGGCTTCACCGGCGCGTTCAAAGTTATCAACCAATGGGGCACTTCCTGGGGTAACAAAGGTTACACCTGGATCTCCTACGACATGTTCTCCAAAGAAGTTCAAGAAGCTTGGTACATGAACACCAACAACTAA
- a CDS encoding DUF3037 domain-containing protein, with protein MSGTANFTILRYVPNIEREEFVNMGVLLHCPEQKFLRLKTTDTLTRIRAFDDELDIEMFKMILSGISEEFDKSSFKEQYLSNTMLISEITSHYVNQLQFSDIRTLLVPDTSDFALEEELDLIFKTFVYYEVSKSTRVTDKQVQSLMSRTFKDHKIISYLNKKPTVKGSYEEVEFDYGLNDMEYIKALSFDYSPKQASRAPELARNWAFIFREIKEKTQLEKQTNPEFITVIHVSDKIKNKHLTTALDIIDSESKIYYSNEMTKLAEHVRKQIINNHNSNQLRLDIQN; from the coding sequence TTGAGCGGAACAGCTAATTTTACAATATTGCGCTATGTTCCAAACATCGAACGTGAAGAATTCGTTAATATGGGGGTACTACTCCACTGTCCTGAACAGAAATTCCTCCGCTTAAAAACAACAGATACACTCACTCGCATACGGGCATTCGACGATGAATTAGATATCGAAATGTTTAAGATGATCTTGAGTGGTATATCCGAAGAGTTTGATAAAAGTTCCTTCAAAGAGCAATATCTCTCAAACACAATGTTGATATCGGAAATAACTAGTCATTACGTAAATCAGTTGCAATTTAGTGATATTCGAACATTACTTGTTCCAGATACTTCAGATTTTGCCTTAGAAGAAGAATTGGACCTAATATTTAAAACTTTTGTCTATTATGAAGTATCTAAGTCAACGCGAGTTACAGATAAACAAGTACAAAGTTTGATGTCACGTACTTTTAAGGACCACAAAATAATTAGTTATCTCAACAAGAAACCTACTGTGAAAGGTAGCTATGAGGAAGTTGAGTTCGATTACGGTCTGAATGACATGGAATATATTAAAGCCCTATCATTTGATTACAGCCCGAAACAAGCCTCAAGAGCTCCTGAGTTAGCTAGAAACTGGGCTTTTATTTTTAGAGAGATTAAGGAAAAAACACAATTAGAAAAACAGACCAATCCTGAGTTTATAACTGTGATCCATGTATCAGATAAAATTAAGAATAAGCATCTAACCACTGCCTTAGACATCATTGATAGTGAGTCTAAGATTTATTATTCCAATGAAATGACAAAACTAGCTGAACATGTAAGAAAACAAATAATTAATAACCACAATTCCAATCAACTGCGCCTAGATATTCAAAATTAA
- a CDS encoding HipA family kinase, whose protein sequence is MLPIVDARRLVRFVKNGCTGPHVITCSDGHNYYVKFAQNEQGIRSLVNEFVCGQLAILVDLPVSPIAIVNIDQTFYNTFESAFETPSGIGLHFGSREVKKTINVTNGQIIGQASNADILPTLLLFDHWIHNKDRDSNKGNLLFDLDTKKLVVIDHTHALDLGPIWTGTQLFGRKDDPIEALDLGGYVYRRIVPHISGNNPFASALDKFNSITEQSVRDIISGIPFEWECPDEEKEMLFQYLMERHKLIPTVPQLLQNRLPNWRGGASN, encoded by the coding sequence GTGTTACCTATAGTTGATGCCAGAAGATTAGTGCGTTTTGTAAAAAATGGTTGCACAGGCCCTCATGTAATTACCTGTTCTGACGGGCACAATTACTACGTGAAGTTTGCTCAAAACGAACAAGGGATTCGAAGTCTCGTTAATGAATTTGTTTGCGGACAATTGGCTATATTAGTGGATCTACCGGTATCGCCTATTGCAATCGTTAACATAGATCAAACTTTCTATAATACCTTTGAAAGCGCATTTGAAACCCCTTCCGGTATAGGTCTGCATTTTGGGTCTCGTGAGGTCAAAAAAACAATCAACGTAACAAACGGTCAGATTATTGGTCAAGCTTCGAATGCGGATATCTTACCTACTCTGTTATTATTCGATCACTGGATTCATAATAAAGATCGTGACTCGAATAAAGGGAATCTACTTTTTGATTTAGATACTAAAAAACTAGTAGTTATTGACCACACTCACGCGTTAGACCTAGGGCCAATTTGGACAGGAACACAGCTCTTTGGACGAAAAGACGATCCAATTGAAGCATTGGATTTAGGTGGGTATGTATACAGGAGAATTGTTCCGCATATTAGTGGTAATAACCCATTTGCATCTGCTTTGGACAAGTTTAATAGTATCACCGAACAAAGTGTTCGCGATATAATAAGTGGAATACCGTTTGAATGGGAATGTCCTGATGAAGAGAAGGAAATGCTGTTTCAGTATTTAATGGAACGGCATAAGCTAATTCCAACCGTACCGCAACTTTTACAAAATCGTTTGCCCAATTGGAGAGGAGGTGCATCAAATTGA